Below is a genomic region from Raphanus sativus cultivar WK10039 chromosome 4, ASM80110v3, whole genome shotgun sequence.
agtattcttagtatctatcttatttaaatcgacatataataaatgtgaaaatcatatatcgaatatggacaaaaagaagaattgtatttaaggaaatacatcaatgcaaagttagactatggtacgtattatatataaagaatgagacatttgatttaaatatatgaagtcCACTTTTAAAATCCacatagaagaagttgtaatgtttctgatttaataagatagatgtatcTGACGATTGAGTTTGTTTTTCCTTGCTGTCGGTTGAGAAACGTGCTTTTTCCAATCCAGGATTTCCTTTTCATACTCCTCTGATTTTTGTTTGCACTCTGCAAAGAGTATTAGATACAAAGCACCTCAATGAAAGAAGAAACCACTGTAGATTTGTGCTAGGCAAAGAACATTAAACAGGTGACAAAAAAAGTATATGGTTACCTATGCTTATACCATTTACGCAAAGGTGATGATAATAAGAGAACATAATCTATAATACTAAATCATCACATTACCGTTTGTCTGCAACTAGCATTCGTGAGCAGATAAAGTACATATCAACTTTGTTAAAACCAAAGTCAGATAAATCTACATCAAGGATCATGTAATGAAACAACTCAGCCCTcatgagaaaaataagaaaattccATATTTCAATACATTACTCCAGTAACAACGCTCCAACATAAGGTCATCATTATTGACCACGTGATCTCATACACGGACACATATAATTAACTATTACTGGATCATGTTGATTTCTGCTATGAATGAAATCATCAAATTGATAAGTCATAATGGAACTGATAATTGAAAAACAAAGGATAGAATAAAGGCCATCAGATTTATGTAGGGATAGAATCAAATACCTCCCATTTCCTTCTTCCAATGGTTGATTTCTTTAGTAGCTTTCTCTGTTAACTCCTTAAGTTCAGATATCCTCTTCcgtattttttcaaaatcagcTTCCAAGGAACTGATCGAAGATTCTAGCTTTCGAATTCGTGACCCCACATCTCGGTTTTGCTCATATTCCACCCTGAAATtcaacaaaatttattttagttgacCTATAAAAAATGTTTCCGTTTGTACAACTTGAGCTCCATTCATTAGAAAGCAGTATGCCAATTAAGCAAACCAGCTACGTTTTGCAGAGTTTGACACTAAAGACTTTTACAGACTACATATGTGACCCTTACACACTTGATAACGTAGACAATAGCTGCTAACTAATCAAATAAATCTCACAGAGCTGTAGTGCCTTTCTTTCTATGAGGCATGTGAAAGTCAAAAATGCAACAGCAGTATGATGCACAACAAAACGTTTATTCTTTACcagaaacgaaaaaaaaaacagctgaAAAGTTGACTTCAGAGTCGTAGCTATATGTTAGCACAGAAATGGGCAGCAGAAAATCAATAGTGATTAAAACTGGGTATGAGAAGTTCGGATAAATCTCATATGTAACCAGAAAAACAGAGCATAAGAGACATACTGGTATTTTAATTTAGCAAGCTGGTTACTCAGGTTCAGCCATTTCTTGAGCCTCCTTGAGCCTTCCTTCATATTCACGTATGTTAGCAACACCAACAGACTGGTCCACaatctctttgattcttttcTCCAACTTCCTGATCTCTGTATTCCTCTTATCAACCTCAGCTCTTGAATATCAACATCATTCAGTCATATTACTGTCATCGGCTTTTAAAACTTTACCAAATATCAGAAAATATATTACCTTAGAAAGTTCAAGATTTATGTGTCTACTTTCTTTAGTGATAATTCGCTTATTTGCTCACGGTGTGGAAGTTTGTCTTCGATGCTTTTCTGTAAAGCAAATCCACCAATTAGTAATTCTTGAACAGTGCATACTGAAGTAAATTATAAAAGTAACTATCTTGGAAAAGATATATAATCtgaaattaatatgtatttgtTTCTAAGAACTAATCACAGCAATCGCCAAACAATATATAATCtgaaattaatatgtatttgtTTCTAAAAAACTCAATAATAATATAAGTTTAAAAAACAACCAAACTAATCAAAAATATCTAGACATACTTCGTTTACAAATTTCTACCACCATAAAAATAATGGAAGATTAAAATTAAGTATTTAAAATGTAGACGAATATGAATGctgaaaaatacatttaatctTATAAATTTAGATATTCTAAAATGCATACGTTGTGGAGAAATTGAATCGGAGACTCACATTTTCTTCAGGTGTGATTTTGCGCTAAGAGTGTGGAAGAGCATTGGCCTATCACCGGAAAAAGATGTCGCGGCAATTGCAGATGTGGCAGAAGCACTAGTGTTGTTTAGGAACATCATATGCCTCCCTCGTTTGGGAGTGACCTCTAACATTCTGCCATGGATTCTCTGGGCTATTTGGACAGCCAGGAATGTACTGATATTCGAGAAGAAAACCTACACGGCAGAGGAAACAACAACAAGGGCTATTAAGTTAGCGAGAGAGTGGAAACAAGCCCAGCCAACAGCCAAGGAGACACCAGTCCAGAGATCAAACAAGCAAGGAGGCTTACCTCGACTTGACCACCGAAGGAACTCAAGGATCGAATACATAATCTGTAACACAGACACTTCGTGGGATAAAGATTCACACACAGCAGGGCTTGCATGGATCATCTCGGGATCGCCAAACGCGGTGGAATCACAAGGAGCACTATTCCACCGAAACGTCAACTCCCTCTTAGTTGCAGAGGTCTTAGCGGTGAATACTGCTCTCCAAGCAGTTATCTCTCTTAACATCACTCATCTATGAATCCACTCTGATAATCAAACCCTAATCAGAGCCATCACAGACAAACAATTTGAGAAAGAGATCTACGGAATCCTGAAGGATATCAAagcgtcttcttcttcgttttctgacttgttcttcacttTTCTTCCTCGGGCTGAGAATGGGCGAGCTGATAGGCTTGCCAAATCCATTCTCAGATATCCATCTACTGTATTGGGCCGATCCACGGGCTAAACTcatcttttaaattttctaatgaatttggttgaacaaaaaaaaaagatattctaAAATGCATTTATACCCgcaaattaacatatataattttattttctttggaaCGACAATTCTATTTCTTACCTCAACTAAAAGAAAATGTCTAATTTTGTTGAAATAAtgcaatataaacatatttattggCTTCATCACACGACatgattcaaaaataattatgatcTTTGCTTTTGATAGAAGCGGtaattaattacaaaacattattttagtGCAAGTAAGTAAATGCATCATTGGCAGAAAAAAGTAATGCACCAGATCATGTGCAATATTACCAAACCAAAGGGTAATTTTCTCTTGTAATCTTATAccatcactctatttttttcttagctGTGAGTGGTTCGTCCTTTTTGAGAGATTGATTAGTGTAGACTAcaactttgatattttttctttaaaaatcaaGCTGTAGATTTTGTGGTATTaagtttagattttattattatagaattattttaaagtttaaaagcactaaacataaaatcatagaaatattaatttataaatattttagatctaTAACTTTAGACTTTCTTACTAGAGCttgattattttagttttatcacggtagaaaaaaatattaaaactgtaGAGCATTTAGAACTGCCGTATTTACCATAAATAAAGGCagactagattaggacccgtcctaaagggcggaaattgatttgtcaaatttcaattaataatatatggtatatataatatgtgtatataatattatatatattttgtgtaacatttatatatatatatatacatattagacatatatataatattttattaaatatatatagaatttgatagtgttataatttgtgttgtacttgttattagtttgtatttaatcttttttcatttttagtataataatttgccttgtcacaccttttactttttaacttatacacataatTATGTCCTTTTTCAAataaaacttatacacatagtctcgtaaaatgtaatatataaaaaacatatttaaaaaatctactgaccatatgccaccattatttggttgtttgaacaaaaaaaatcatgttcttgcataactgtgtatgttgtgatatgatgtaggtgaagagtaaatatatggaaataaagttagtgatacgaacatgagcctatgttggtttatgccacaattatttggtttttggaagatcaatgagcataagcatacacggtctttgtatgcttacgttgtaaatgagtcgaatattttttctcttatgtctggaatgatatgaaactcgttgatttaagagtggttcagttttatatgatctaattatattaagagattaaccaaaaatattataaaaatgttactGGTTacgtttaactaatctatgttggttaagatttggtttaatttaagttggtaggttgcattgtataagAGGCATGATATATTATAGCAACAACAATGAAAGAGTTGTGGAAGCCCCTATGGTccaatggtttgactaagggttcatgtAATGCTTCTACATCTggaggtctggggttcaaaccccagaaaataccaaattatgcagttTATGGAGAAACAgattacaggagatcttcagcttggtgcatggcgtaccatcgaacatggatctcataggacggctcggaGAGGTGCAGTtaggcgtgtattctcacaagatAGTAGAATTCTCGGTTgtataatcgtctttgtaatattctcatcattgtaatagcataattaatcgataataatcgatccagacgttcaaaaaaaaactatgaaagagtccaaaatttaaatgagaattTCAAATAGTAGCAGATAATCCTGAATCAATAGATTAGATAAGTTACAGCAACATGTGAGCGGTACCGTTAGCATTTTTTGACATTTTTGGTTTCAGTGTTCGAAAGCACTTGCGCGAAAACACCATTTTCATCTCCCGCCGCACCTTCcctccttttttttgttctgttttgtgtTTTACTTTTTTCCATCTCTTCCTCCCCATCTCATCTAACCACtccaaacctctctctctctctcaaccttCACTATGCAGCCTCAGCCTCACATCTCCCCAACCTCCGCCCAAGCCGCCATCTCCGCCGCGCTTAAATCCCAGCGACTCCGCAAAAACCGCGGAAGCTACAGCTGCGGCCGATGCGGCCAACCCAAGAAAGGCCACGTCTGCCACCTCCACGTCCCCGCCACTCCGATCACCTCAatctccgccgccgccgcgtcctcctcctccacccGTCCCCCCGCGCCGCCTCCCGTGCGTCAGCCTTTCGCTcacctccgccgccgccgccgcgcCTTATCTttcgacgacgacgacgattACGCGAGCGATTCTCTGGATCTGGATCTTGATTTGGATTCGGACGTTGTTCAGCCGGGGAGGTTCCACGCGGCGGGACTGTGGGAGGTGCTTAAGAGGCTGCCTCCGTCTGGGTTGCTGATGGCGGCTAGGGTTTGCAGAGGCTGGAGAGAGACCGCGAGGAAGATGTGGAAAGCCGCTGAGGAGCTTAGGATTAGGGTTCCCGTGAGTGCTCGGATTGGTTACGTTGGATCTTTATTGCATAAGTGTCCTTCACTCCTTACACTCTCACTTAAAATCGAGAGGTGATGGATTGATTTTTAAGACAATGATTGATTAAGACACAGATGCATTAATTAATTATTGGACTAATTGCATATTTAACAATGTTCAATTTGAGACTCTTCTTGCACTCATTAGACTCTCTCACTTAAATTTGAGACGAAAAAAAAGTGACTGTTAAGACAATCAATGATTAAGACACATAAGTCTTACTAATTGCAATTTAATGTTTATTCTGCAGTGATTTTGACGCGACGACTCTGGCCTGCATTGCTTTCTCTTGTCCCAGTCTTGAGGTTTTGGAGATTTCAACTTCTGGTGCAGCTGCCAATAGGATCTCTGGGTAAATAGTCCTTGAGTTTATTTCAATAGAAAACACTGACAACGTGTCTTTACAACTTGTTTTAGATATGTGAGAATGTGATTAAGCCacttggattttttttatgCTAAGCTGTCATGATGTCGCATGTGATGATGGTTCTGAGTTGATTAATGGTTATGATCTATTTAAAACAGTTTGTTTGTTTGCTCTTTCTCTAGGTATGTTTCTTGATTGTTCTGTTTTGTTGTATGTACAACAGGGATGAGCTTGGTCGCTTTGTTTCTGATAAGCGTGGACTTAGAAGCCTTAAGATGGAAGGGTGTTCCAGCTTGGGAGGATTTTCCCTCACTTCAACAAGCCTCTCCACTCTTTGGCTTGCCCATCTTCATTCTCTCTCTAACATGGTAACTTAActacctttctttttttttgtccctTTTTGTTTATCTAGACCAGTAAATGTTTTGTTCCATATTTGTCAGGTCTTCAACTGTCCAAATCTGATAGAGATATCACTTGAGTTTTCTTGCCAAGAAGATGATTCAACTGATCTTGTAACAATGGTTGATGGTTTGGGAAGGACTTGCACTAGATTACAGAACATTCACATAGCCTCTCTGAAGCTTTCACACACTTTTGTACTTGCTCTTACTTCTGTGAATTTCAGGTTTGCCCAACTTCTCTGTTTCCAGTCTTTGAAAATCATTGATAAAGCAGTAGTTCTGTTAGAATTGATGATGCCAGTTTCTATTTTTGTCCAGGGATTTGAGAATGCTCTCCCTAGTTTTTGGAATAGATATCACTGATGCATCTGTAGCTGCCATTTCCTCAAGTTACACAAACTTGGAACTGCTTGATCTGAGTGGGtatgttttgtttcttgatcTGTATTATCTCCACTGGTTCAGAGTGTTTATTCAAATGAAGTAGAGTGTATGTTGacacatgatttttttttgtttgtttgttggttATAGATCCAGCATTACTGATACTGGTCTTGGGATGATCTGCGATGTCTTACCTGATACACTCTCAAAATTACTTGTTGCTCTTTGTCCCAACATTACATCAAGTAATTTCCTGATTTTAAGTttgcatatataaaaatatataattctcaAATTCATCTGTTTATTCCCCTGGTTTCTCATTTCCTGTACAACGAATATTCTTGCAGGTGGCATTCAGTTTGCTACTGCTCAACTTCCTCTTCTTGATCTGATGGATTGTGGCATGACTGTGTCTGATCCCAGTTCAGATAATCCGACCTCTTCAGAGAAGAGTTCGACTTCGCAAAAAGCACCAGGCTACAATCAGAAGatgtttattaaacataaacaGTTGAAGAAACTCAGTTTGTGGGGATGTTCCAGTTTGAACGTGAGATTCATCATCAATGCTCTTTGAAAAGAGTTCTTTATAAATCCCATCTtctcatagttttttttttatctgttgATGCAGGCTTTGTTCCTAAACTGCCCAGAGCTCAAGGACTTGAATTTGAACTCGTGCAGCAATTTGCAAGCTGAGAGTTTGGTGCTCCAGTGTCCAAAGTTGGAACTTGTGCACGCATCAGGATGTCAAAACCTACTAATAGGAGCTATCCGAAAACAGGTACTTCTTTTGACAATAACAACTTGTATACGGTTTGTGGTTTTAGTTTAATACACACTATAAGTTAAAAGAAAGCCATTTGTAGTTCAATctgataaatttttgtttgctttCCTGATTGGATTTTTATCGCTTTTAGGTTAGAAAACCTTTCAAAGaggatataaataattatagttacatatttaaatcatatatggCAAAAGTATGTAAAATGTTATAACTTTCAATTTGGTTTGGTTACACAATCAACCATGgtcttctttttgtttcaaattttacGATTGGATATTAGAATCATAAAAGTAGTGGATTTAT
It encodes:
- the LOC108855776 gene encoding F-box/LRR-repeat protein 17, producing the protein MQPQPHISPTSAQAAISAALKSQRLRKNRGSYSCGRCGQPKKGHVCHLHVPATPITSISAAAASSSSTRPPAPPPVRQPFAHLRRRRRALSFDDDDDYASDSLDLDLDLDSDVVQPGRFHAAGLWEVLKRLPPSGLLMAARVCRGWRETARKMWKAAEELRIRVPVSARIGYVGSLLHKCPSLLTLSLKIESDFDATTLACIAFSCPSLEVLEISTSGAAANRISGDELGRFVSDKRGLRSLKMEGCSSLGGFSLTSTSLSTLWLAHLHSLSNMVFNCPNLIEISLEFSCQEDDSTDLVTMVDGLGRTCTRLQNIHIASLKLSHTFVLALTSVNFRDLRMLSLVFGIDITDASVAAISSSYTNLELLDLSGSSITDTGLGMICDVLPDTLSKLLVALCPNITSSGIQFATAQLPLLDLMDCGMTVSDPSSDNPTSSEKSSTSQKAPGYNQKMFIKHKQLKKLSLWGCSSLNALFLNCPELKDLNLNSCSNLQAESLVLQCPKLELVHASGCQNLLIGAIRKQVSENFAAGENHIPRKRLADASKRIQAPPSVYQETREDENNPGKKRRKVEREVCTIIH